One segment of Neobacillus endophyticus DNA contains the following:
- the addB gene encoding helicase-exonuclease AddAB subunit AddB — MSLRMVIGRSGSGKTAMFLNEIENLLMESPKGSPIIYIVPEQMTFLSEYHLATETKLGGTIRTQVYSFSRLAWRILQETGGISRMHLTSVGLGMLIRKIIDEQKDQLKLFQRAADKTGFVQQVEQIITEFKRYCISPEELIRGTQELGINDTTAGKALQDKLSDLNFIYGKFEEEIFGKYIDSEDYFRLLSEKISASPYLREAEIYIDGFYHFSPQEYTIISELLKHSSRVSIAMTTDKLQLDSAPDELDLFRGASEACQTIYHLASMEGIEIEQLVTLKEPKRWKHSSLRYLEEQFDARPAVPYQDWTMIHLCQAVNRRAEVEGIAREIRELVRTKGYRYRDIALLIRNGADYHEIVEPVFTDYQIPFFIDQKSSMLNHPLIELIRSSLEVINSFWRHESVFRVIKTELIYPLRENPAKIREKMDRLENYCLAYGITGSKWTKKDRWIYRRIKGLELEAVTQTDAEKAVEQELNELKLMITAPLLRLSRRLKKADTGRKLCEALYLFLEELDIPDKLENWKNAAEAEGNLLKAREHEQVWNAVIDLLDQYVEILGNDSVTLKSFANILEAGFESLHFSLIPPALDQVLIGDLEKSRLNQMKVVFTVGVNEGVLPAKISDDGILVDEDREMLLTAGITVAPSSRIRLLDENFLAYKAFTAAEEILYVSYPLANEEGKALIPSPYIKRLRDLFPNINECLYVTDPSQISDDEQLNFVSNKSTALSYLNSQLQMKKRNYQIPALWWDVYNYYMRSSDKEQAKKVFTSLFYTNQTVKLSNETADELYGESIQASVSRMELYNSCAFSHFAQHGLKLSEREIFRLEAPDIGELFHAALKQIADIVQEQKISWASLSRQKCEELSKEAVKNLAPKLQNEILLSSERHHYIKRKLEQIITRASIVMSEHAKVSGFSPIGLEIDFGPNGKLPPLSFTLKNGNRMNLVGRIDRVDQAKNEDDGVFLRVIDYKSSEKDMNLTEVYYGLALQMLTYLDIVMTHSNELAEVKATPAGVLYFHVHNPFINTSKMLSIDEIETEILKKFKMNGLMLSNPSVIQMMDQSLESGDSQIIAAGIKKDGQLTKKSKVASLHEFNGLRNYIRDLYQKTGDAIMDGSVDIAPYKLKDKTPCTFCAFKSVCQFDESIENNHFRNLSTYSKEEVLQFIRKEADNHE, encoded by the coding sequence ATGTCATTACGAATGGTTATTGGGCGGTCCGGCAGCGGCAAAACGGCGATGTTTCTGAATGAAATTGAAAACCTATTGATGGAAAGCCCTAAAGGATCTCCTATCATTTATATTGTGCCAGAGCAGATGACGTTCTTATCGGAGTATCATTTGGCGACTGAAACTAAACTGGGAGGCACGATCCGTACGCAAGTGTACAGCTTTTCACGGTTGGCGTGGCGTATACTTCAAGAAACCGGCGGAATCAGCAGGATGCATTTAACCAGTGTGGGCCTCGGTATGCTGATTCGCAAAATCATAGATGAACAGAAGGATCAATTGAAGCTTTTTCAACGGGCTGCGGATAAGACAGGCTTTGTTCAACAAGTAGAGCAAATCATTACAGAATTTAAACGGTACTGTATTAGCCCTGAGGAGCTGATACGTGGAACACAGGAACTAGGGATAAATGATACAACTGCCGGAAAGGCACTGCAGGATAAGTTAAGTGACCTGAATTTTATTTACGGGAAATTTGAAGAGGAGATCTTCGGCAAATATATTGATTCAGAAGACTATTTCCGATTATTGTCCGAAAAAATTTCAGCATCTCCATACTTAAGAGAAGCTGAAATCTATATTGATGGTTTTTATCATTTTTCTCCACAAGAATATACCATCATTTCTGAATTATTGAAGCATAGCAGCCGGGTCTCCATTGCCATGACGACGGACAAGCTTCAGTTGGATTCAGCTCCTGATGAGCTTGATTTATTTCGGGGAGCGAGTGAGGCGTGTCAGACCATATATCATTTGGCAAGTATGGAAGGCATAGAAATAGAGCAGCTAGTAACTCTAAAGGAGCCAAAAAGATGGAAGCATTCATCATTGCGTTATTTAGAAGAGCAATTTGATGCACGGCCTGCTGTCCCATACCAGGATTGGACAATGATCCATCTTTGCCAGGCCGTAAATCGGCGTGCCGAAGTCGAAGGAATTGCCAGGGAAATTCGTGAATTAGTGAGAACGAAAGGATACAGGTACCGTGATATAGCCTTATTAATCAGAAATGGTGCAGATTATCATGAAATTGTGGAGCCTGTTTTCACTGATTATCAAATTCCATTTTTTATCGACCAGAAAAGCTCGATGTTAAACCATCCGCTTATAGAATTAATCCGTTCAAGCCTGGAAGTGATCAATTCCTTTTGGCGCCATGAATCCGTATTTCGGGTAATTAAAACAGAATTAATTTATCCGCTGCGGGAAAACCCAGCAAAAATACGTGAAAAGATGGACAGACTTGAAAATTATTGTTTGGCATATGGAATTACCGGCAGTAAATGGACGAAAAAGGATCGATGGATTTACCGCAGAATAAAAGGACTGGAATTAGAAGCGGTCACTCAGACCGATGCGGAAAAAGCGGTGGAACAAGAGCTAAATGAGTTAAAGCTGATGATCACAGCACCACTTCTCCGTCTGTCAAGACGATTAAAAAAGGCAGATACAGGCAGAAAACTTTGTGAAGCACTTTATTTGTTCCTAGAGGAATTAGATATTCCTGATAAGCTGGAAAACTGGAAAAATGCTGCGGAAGCGGAAGGAAATCTCCTGAAGGCGCGTGAACATGAGCAAGTGTGGAACGCTGTCATAGATCTGCTGGATCAGTATGTCGAAATACTGGGAAATGATTCTGTTACGTTAAAATCATTTGCAAATATATTGGAAGCGGGTTTTGAGTCTCTCCACTTCTCTCTTATCCCTCCAGCGCTTGATCAGGTATTGATAGGTGATTTGGAAAAGTCAAGACTAAATCAGATGAAGGTAGTATTTACAGTGGGGGTCAACGAAGGCGTTCTTCCTGCCAAAATTTCAGATGACGGTATCCTTGTGGATGAAGACAGGGAAATGCTGTTAACAGCAGGAATAACCGTGGCTCCGAGCAGCCGGATCAGGCTATTGGATGAAAACTTTTTAGCATATAAGGCATTTACAGCTGCAGAGGAAATTCTGTATGTAAGCTATCCGCTTGCAAACGAGGAAGGGAAAGCGCTCATACCATCCCCATATATTAAAAGGTTAAGAGATCTATTTCCCAATATAAATGAATGTCTATATGTTACAGATCCTTCACAGATTTCAGATGATGAGCAGCTGAATTTTGTTTCTAATAAAAGTACTGCACTTTCCTATCTGAATAGCCAGCTTCAGATGAAAAAGCGGAACTACCAGATTCCTGCATTATGGTGGGATGTTTATAACTACTATATGAGAAGCAGTGATAAAGAACAGGCGAAAAAAGTGTTCACTAGCCTTTTTTATACGAATCAGACAGTAAAACTCTCAAATGAAACAGCGGATGAGCTATATGGCGAAAGCATACAAGCTAGTGTGTCACGAATGGAACTATATAACTCATGTGCCTTTTCACATTTCGCCCAGCATGGTCTGAAATTAAGTGAGAGGGAGATTTTTCGTCTTGAGGCTCCTGATATCGGAGAGCTGTTTCATGCAGCATTAAAGCAAATTGCTGATATTGTACAGGAACAAAAAATCTCCTGGGCTAGCCTTTCGCGTCAAAAGTGTGAAGAACTTTCAAAAGAAGCTGTAAAAAATTTGGCGCCGAAGCTGCAAAACGAAATTCTGCTTAGCTCAGAACGTCATCATTATATAAAAAGGAAATTGGAACAAATTATTACGCGTGCCTCCATTGTCATGAGTGAGCATGCAAAAGTAAGTGGCTTTTCGCCTATCGGCCTAGAAATAGATTTCGGACCAAATGGAAAACTTCCGCCATTGTCTTTTACATTGAAAAATGGAAATAGAATGAATTTAGTCGGCAGAATTGACAGGGTGGACCAAGCAAAGAATGAAGATGATGGTGTATTTTTACGGGTAATTGATTATAAGTCTAGTGAAAAAGATATGAATTTGACTGAGGTATATTATGGTCTTGCCCTACAAATGTTAACCTATCTTGATATTGTCATGACACATTCAAATGAATTGGCCGAGGTGAAGGCAACACCTGCAGGAGTACTATATTTCCATGTTCATAACCCATTTATCAATACATCAAAAATGCTGTCAATAGATGAAATTGAAACAGAGATTTTGAAAAAGTTTAAAATGAATGGTCTAATGCTTAGTAACCCAAGTGTTATTCAGATGATGGACCAATCGCTTGAATCGGGTGATTCACAAATAATAGCAGCTGGTATTAAAAAGGACGGCCAACTGACTAAAAAATCAAAAGTTGCCAGTTTGCATGAGTTTAATGGTCTAAGAAATTATATTAGGGATCTTTATCAAAAAACAGGAGATGCCATTATGGATGGCAGTGTCGATATTGCCCCTTATAAGCTGAAGGACAAAACACCATGTACATTTTGTGCCTTTAAATCGGTATGCCAATTTGATGAATCTATTGAAAATAACCATTTTCGAAACCTATCAACCTATTCCAAAGAAGAAGTATTACAATTCATACGTAAGGAGGCGGACAACCATGAGTAA